A region from the Triticum aestivum cultivar Chinese Spring chromosome 3D, IWGSC CS RefSeq v2.1, whole genome shotgun sequence genome encodes:
- the LOC123077830 gene encoding uncharacterized protein yields MVKGMPKSRPIKAAAEVVFDPSVSGPRKPRRAEAPSSSSEYHHFMGSNLSNMYHKPAPAKSTDMSDDEPDIDIEKLLKDVELFGATTWKDKNKIQNRKVVELGGKAIKKQRTPLSVAIPAMKNQQKREQKKIEEERLLGIFRKQNKNKKFEKLRPEDRVLRATEGRFKNGILDVKHLMGGPKPSSSSSFGDAPEREMRKGKKGKGKGKGKGKGKGGRRNRR; encoded by the exons ATGGTGAAGGGGATGCCCAAATCAAGACCTATCAAAGCGGCGGCCGAGGTGGTCTTCGACCCGTCCGTCTCTGGCCCCCGGAAGCCGCGCCGCGCCGAGGCGCCCTCGTCGAGCAGCGAGTATCACCACTTCATG GGGTCGAATCTTTCAAATATGTACCACAAGCCAGCTCCGGCGAAATCTACCGACATGTCTGATGATGAGCCTGACATCGATATTGAGAAGTTATTGAAAGATGTTGAGCTTTTCG GTGCCACTACCTGGAAGGACAAGAACAAAATACAGAACCGCAAAGTAGTTGAACTGGGTGGAAAG GCCATTAAGAAGCAGCGTACACCGTTATCTGTGGCAATCCCAGCTATGAAGAATCAGCAGAAAAGGGAACAAAAGAAGATTGAAGAG GAAAGACTGCTTGGGATTTTTAGGAAacaaaacaagaacaagaaatTTGAGAAGCTTAGACCAGAGGACCGAGTACTCAGAGCAACTGAAGGGCGCTTCAAGAACGGTATACTCGATGTGAAGCACCTCATGGGAGGACCAAAaccatcctcgtcgtcatcgttcGGAGATGCGCCGGAGCGGGAGATGAGAAAGGGTAAGAAAGGGAAAGGAAAGGgaaaggggaaaggaaaggggaagggaggCCGAAGGAACAGACGTTGA